One Cardiocondyla obscurior isolate alpha-2009 linkage group LG11, Cobs3.1, whole genome shotgun sequence DNA segment encodes these proteins:
- the Shg gene encoding DE-cadherin isoform X3: MPGIRVIQVQAEDRDPPEAGGTITYRLVTGPDERLKFRIDNKTGLIKTTQILDRDEPAREKEAYLTVLATDNGVPQLDDVCTFKVTIEDVNDNGPVFDKVVFRGNAWKAYRESVPQDLAIGREVMRVSATDIDDGDNSIVRYSLSSKRPDDAAYFRIDRDTGIIFLNKTIDRKPNYKFSLTATATDLGENPQSGVIDLDIRVVESHKKAPTFVSRSPMGPIKLREDFRDYDTAIVRLQAISNINSSSIVNNSYLVFDMVSGGTEQTNKFNTFRLESNNDVANIHLAQLLDYERNTQYSLIVQVQNKYHLAAEAVVDIEILDVNDNIPIFREIKKGSVFENEPPGVPVMQVKAIDADGTSANNQVSYELDNFRDLFAIDPKTGNITTLVTFDREVEDTYTVKVIAKDNSPSAVSKTGEPNKGSHVFEIEIADKNDNPPRFTRKVYTHNSVYENANINAPVTQVEAIDSDTASPVTYSIISGNTDDSFYIEATGKIRVKKPLDYEKITKYNLTVRAYDGVFNDTAQVEIFVENVNDNPPVFEDFNKNPTIEEEKLVEGCITTVVAYDPDIEDRNADQHIVYFIVSEDQQPIIGIDKSGCLRLKKPLDRDPPKGYSTWFITVMAKDEDGLSTYLRESMQINITLIDINDNAPFLDMPYPIIWGENKPPGMITELKARDYDSQENGPPFKFKIDFTADDEIKSKFDIRGNNLYARVEFDRERKKSYDIPIAITDSGTPPMTGISMLTVIIGDENDNPMQEGASSIFVYNYKGESPDTEIGRVYVNDPDDWDLPDKSFDWASHHDGFHLDTNTGMITLLSGTSNDTFVLKFIVTEKGQKIASHQVHAYVNVTIKELPEEAVDKSGSVRFFGITAEQFVEPDESGVSKKEIFQEKLATMLNTSIENVDVFTVLHSPHHNNRSLLDVRFSAHGSPYYAPEKLNTIIAQHSKEIEREMKADILLMNIDECLFERTHCNNSCRNFLNASTVPYTVYTNTSSFVGVRAVVDPQCTCHVAEPIVCLNGGTPLKERCECPPGFEGPRCEILGIGFHGDGWAVMPPPGQACDDSHLGLEITPHVDNGLVFYFGPMTYNPKLGHQDFMSLELQHGFAVLYVDYGTGTVRLDQKQIKLTDGKSHRIDVYWRKTSIEMIVDRCGISACMSLTAPQGTNEFLNVNSPMQVGGTLSNLAHLASSLKWDHKPTEKGFVGCIRNMTFNGNTYNLGMPALSKNADPGCGHDMAKAISFGIDTNFIVAILVCVLILLILLVAVVVHRRKTDDLYKDMDDIRENIINYEDEGGGETDAGYDLNVLRAIYDAPPLDSKIAPVGLQGRGADEVPDICGFLDSKKESCDKDPDTNPFDDVRHYAYEGEGNSEGDLSSLASCTDDGDLNFNYLSNFGPRFRKLADMYGEDPSDEESDGVGERESWC, encoded by the exons aTGCCAGGAATAAGGGTGATCCAGGTGCAAGCTGAGGACAGGGACCCACCGGAGGCGGGAG GCACTATCACGTACCGACTGGTGACCGGTCCTGACGAGAGGTTGAAGTTCAGGATCGACAATAAGACAGGTCTCATCAAGACGACCCAGATACTCGACAGGGACGAGCCCGCCCGCGAAAAGGAAGCTTATCTCACGGTGCTCGCTACCGACAACGGGGTACCGCAGCTGGATGACGTATGCACATTTAAAGTCACCATCGAAGACGTCAATGACAATGGTCCCGTCTTCGACAAAGTG GTCTTCCGTGGAAACGCGTGGAAG GCATACAGGGAATCTGTGCCACAAGATTTGGCAATAGGCCGCGAGGTCATGCGGGTCTCCGCCACCGACATCGACGACGGCGACAACTCGATCGTGCGCTACAGCCTCTCGTCTAAGAGGCCGGATGATGCTGCATACTTTCGGATCGACCGCGACACCGGCATCATATTCCTCAACAAAACTATAGAC AGAAAGCCGAATTACAAGTTCAGCCTGACGGCCACCGCTACTGATCTTGGAGAGAACCCCCAGAGTGGTGTCATTGATCTTGACATACGAGTTGTGGAGTCGCACAAGAAGGCGCCGACTTTCGTGTCGAGGTCGCCGATGGGTCCGATCAAACTCCGGGAGGACTTTCGAGATTACGACACCGCTATTGTTCGCTTACAAGCGATCTCAAACATCAACTCCAGCAGCATCGTGAACAACTCGTATCTGGTGTTCGATATGGTGTCTGGCGGAACGGAGCAGACTAACAAGTTCAACACTTTCAG ATTGGAGTCGAATAATGACGTGGCGAATATCCACCTGGCCCAGCTCCTTGATTACGAGCGCAACACGCAATACTCGTTAATAGTCCAAGTACAGAACAAGTATCATTTGGCCGCTGAGGCGGTCGTGGATATCGAAATCCTGGACGTGAACGACAACATTCCGATCTtccgtgaaattaaaaagggaAGCGTGTTTGAAAACGAGCCACCGGGAGTTCCCGTAATGCAAGTGAAGGCGATCGACGCCGATGGAACTTCCGCCAACAATCAG GTCAGTTACGAGTTGGACAACTTCAGAGATCTTTTCGCCATCGACCCGAAAACTGGTAATATTACGACGTTAGTGACGTTCGACAGAGAGGTTGAAGATACCTACACCGTGAAAGTAATAGCGAAGGACAATTCGCCAAGTGCCGTTTCGAAAACTGGCGAGCCCAATAAAGGATCGCACGTGTTTGAAATCGAGATTGCCGATAAGAACGACAATCCGCCTCGCTTTACCCGGAAGGTGTACACGCACAATTCGGTTTATGAAAACGCGAACATCAACGCGCCCGTGACCCAAGTCGAAGCCATCGATTCTGATACAGCGAGCCCTGTCACATACAGCATCATATCTGGCAATACCGATGACAGCTTTTACATCGAAGCTACAGGAAAAATTCGCGTGAAGAAGCCGCTTGATTACGAAAAGATCACAAAATACAACTTGACTGTAAGAGCGTACGATGGTGTATTTAATGATACAGCCCAGGTCGAGATTTTTGTTGAAAACGTTAATGACAACCCACCGGTCTTcgaagattttaataaaaatccgaCGATAGAGGAAGAAAAACTTGTAGAGG GATGTATCACCACCGTGGTGGCTTACGATCCCGATATAGAAGACAGGAATGCCGACCAGcatattgtttattttatagtcTCTGAAGACCAGCAACCTATAATAGGAATCGACAAATCTGGCTGTTTGAGATTGAAAAAGCCGTTAGATCGTGACCCTCCTAAGGGTTACTCTACGTGGTTT ATTACCGTGATGGCGAAAGACGAGGATGGTTTGTCTACGTATCTTCGAGAAtcaatgcaaattaatatcacTCTTATAGATATAAATGACAATGCGCCATTCCTCGATATGCCTTATCCGATAATTTGGGGCGAAAATAAACCGCCCGGTATGATAACCGAGTTGAAAGCACGAGATTACGACTCTCAGGAAAATGGCCCGCCATTTAAGTTTAAGATAGATTTCACCGCGGATGATGAAATTAAATCTAAGTTTGACATACGCGGAAATAACTTGTATGCCCGAGTGGAATtcgacagagagagaaagaaaagttatGATATACCGATCGCAATCACGGACAGCGGTACGCCACCCATGACGGGCATTTCGATGCTCACTGTGATCATAGGCGACGAAAATGACAATCCGATGCAGGAGGGCGCGAGTTCTATATTCGTCTATAATTATAAAGGAGAGTCTCCCGATACGGAAATCGGACGTGTTTACGTTAATGATCCTGATGACTGGGATCTGCCAGACAAATCTTTCGACTGGGCCTCTCATCACGACGGTTTTCATCTTGATACGAATACCGGCATGATCACTTTATTATCAGGCACGTcaaacgacacttttgtattgaaatttattgttacCGAGAAAGGCCAAAAAATTGCATCACATCAAGTGCACGCCTACGTCAACGTCACTATTAAAGAACTTCCTGAGGAAGCCGTCGACAAATCCGGCTCCGTACGATTTTTTGGTATAACGGCAGAGCAATTTGTTGAACCTGACGAATCTGGTGTCAGTAAAAAGGAGATATTCCAAGAAAAACTAGCGACTATGTTGAATACGTCAATCGAGAACGTCGATGTATTTACTGTACTTCATTCACCTCATCACAACAACAGAAGCCTGTTGGATGTTCGATTTTCGGCACATGGCAGTCCGTATTATGCTCCCGAAAAACTGAACACGATTATAGCACAGCATTCGAAAGAAATTGAACGTGAGATGAAAGCGGATATCTTGTTGATGAACATTGACGAGTGCCTGTTCGAAAGAACCCATTGCAACAATTCGTGCCGCAATTTCCTGAATGCTAGCACCGTTCCGTACACCGTCTACACCAATACGAGCTCGTTTGTTGGTGTTAGGGCAGTCGTGGATCCGCAATGCACTTGCCATGTTGCGGAACCTATTGTCTGCTTGAATGGTGGCACGCCTCTAAAAGAGCGATGCGAGTGTCCGCCTGGTTTCGAAGGGCCGAGATGCGAGATACTGGGCATCGGATTTCATGGAGACGGCTGGGCCGTAATGCCACCGCCCGGTCAAGCTTGTGACGACTCACATCTAG GATTGGAGATAACGCCACACGTGGACAATGGTCTTGTATTTTACTTCGGCCCGATGACTTACAATCCGAAGCTTGGACATCAGGACTTTATGTCCCTTGAACTTCAGCACGGCTTCGCTGTTTTGTATGTCGACTATGGAACAGGAACTGTAAGACTAGATCAAAAACAAATCAAATTAACGGACGGCAAGAGCCACAGAATAGACGTTTATTGGAGAAAAACC TCGATAGAGATGATAGTCGATAGATGCGGCATATCTGCTTGCATGAGTCTCACAGCACCGCAGGGTACCaacgaatttttaaacgttaacAGTCCGATGCAAGTAGGCGGTACGTTGAGTAATTTAGCGCATTTAGCATCGAGCTTAAAATGGGATCATAAGCCAACGGAAAAAGGATTTGTTGGCTGCATACGCAATATGACATTTAATGGAAAT aCATACAATTTAGGTATGCCAGCGTTATCTAAAAATGCAGATCCTGGCTGTGGTCATGACATGGCGAAGGCGATTTCTTTCGGAATTGACACGAATTTTATAGTAGCTATTTTGGTTTgcgtattaatattgttaatattgcTTGTGGCAGTAGTTGTGCATAGAAGAAAGACCGATGACCTGTATAAAGATATGGACGATATcagagaaaatattattaattatgaagaCGAAGGAGGCGGTGAAACCGATGCAGGTTACGACTTAAATGTCTTAAGAGCCATTTATGATGCACCGCCTCTTGATTCAAAAATAGCTCCAGTTGGTCTACAGGGTAGAG gaGCCGATGAAGTTCCAGATATTTGTGGCTTTTTAGatagtaaaaaagaaagctgCGATAAAGACCCCGATACAAATCCGTTTGATGACGTGAGACATTACGCTTACGAAGGAGAAGGAAACTCAGAAGGCGATTTGTCGTCATTAGCTTCAT GCACTGATGATGGAGATCTCAACTTTAATTATCTATCTAATTTCGGACCAAGATTTAGAAAATTGGCAGATATGTATGGAGAAGATCCAAGTGATGAAGAAAGTGACGGAGTCGGTGAACGAGAAAGTTGGTGTTGA
- the Shg gene encoding DE-cadherin isoform X1, translating into MLETHAARRPGARPRVPPAPSPAIVASVLMLLLGTLASATRLRHSRHLDVRSQFPAEGVLPFDENHNYKPVFTNCSNYAPVVKEEEMPGIRVIQVQAEDRDPPEAGGTITYRLVTGPDERLKFRIDNKTGLIKTTQILDRDEPAREKEAYLTVLATDNGVPQLDDVCTFKVTIEDVNDNGPVFDKVVFRGNAWKAYRESVPQDLAIGREVMRVSATDIDDGDNSIVRYSLSSKRPDDAAYFRIDRDTGIIFLNKTIDRKPNYKFSLTATATDLGENPQSGVIDLDIRVVESHKKAPTFVSRSPMGPIKLREDFRDYDTAIVRLQAISNINSSSIVNNSYLVFDMVSGGTEQTNKFNTFRLESNNDVANIHLAQLLDYERNTQYSLIVQVQNKYHLAAEAVVDIEILDVNDNIPIFREIKKGSVFENEPPGVPVMQVKAIDADGTSANNQVSYELDNFRDLFAIDPKTGNITTLVTFDREVEDTYTVKVIAKDNSPSAVSKTGEPNKGSHVFEIEIADKNDNPPRFTRKVYTHNSVYENANINAPVTQVEAIDSDTASPVTYSIISGNTDDSFYIEATGKIRVKKPLDYEKITKYNLTVRAYDGVFNDTAQVEIFVENVNDNPPVFEDFNKNPTIEEEKLVEGCITTVVAYDPDIEDRNADQHIVYFIVSEDQQPIIGIDKSGCLRLKKPLDRDPPKGYSTWFITVMAKDEDGLSTYLRESMQINITLIDINDNAPFLDMPYPIIWGENKPPGMITELKARDYDSQENGPPFKFKIDFTADDEIKSKFDIRGNNLYARVEFDRERKKSYDIPIAITDSGTPPMTGISMLTVIIGDENDNPMQEGASSIFVYNYKGESPDTEIGRVYVNDPDDWDLPDKSFDWASHHDGFHLDTNTGMITLLSGTSNDTFVLKFIVTEKGQKIASHQVHAYVNVTIKELPEEAVDKSGSVRFFGITAEQFVEPDESGVSKKEIFQEKLATMLNTSIENVDVFTVLHSPHHNNRSLLDVRFSAHGSPYYAPEKLNTIIAQHSKEIEREMKADILLMNIDECLFERTHCNNSCRNFLNASTVPYTVYTNTSSFVGVRAVVDPQCTCHVAEPIVCLNGGTPLKERCECPPGFEGPRCEILGIGFHGDGWAVMPPPGQACDDSHLGLEITPHVDNGLVFYFGPMTYNPKLGHQDFMSLELQHGFAVLYVDYGTGTVRLDQKQIKLTDGKSHRIDVYWRKTSIEMIVDRCGISACMSLTAPQGTNEFLNVNSPMQVGGTLSNLAHLASSLKWDHKPTEKGFVGCIRNMTFNGNTYNLGMPALSKNADPGCGHDMAKAISFGIDTNFIVAILVCVLILLILLVAVVVHRRKTDDLYKDMDDIRENIINYEDEGGGETDAGYDLNVLRAIYDAPPLDSKIAPVGLQGRGADEVPDICGFLDSKKESCDKDPDTNPFDDVRHYAYEGEGNSEGDLSSLASCTDDGDLNFNYLSNFGPRFRKLADMYGEDPSDEESDGVGERESWC; encoded by the exons TTCGATGAAAATCACAACTACAAGCCGGTGTTCACCAACTGCTCGAATTACGCGCCggtggtgaaagaggaggaaaTGCCAGGAATAAGGGTGATCCAGGTGCAAGCTGAGGACAGGGACCCACCGGAGGCGGGAG GCACTATCACGTACCGACTGGTGACCGGTCCTGACGAGAGGTTGAAGTTCAGGATCGACAATAAGACAGGTCTCATCAAGACGACCCAGATACTCGACAGGGACGAGCCCGCCCGCGAAAAGGAAGCTTATCTCACGGTGCTCGCTACCGACAACGGGGTACCGCAGCTGGATGACGTATGCACATTTAAAGTCACCATCGAAGACGTCAATGACAATGGTCCCGTCTTCGACAAAGTG GTCTTCCGTGGAAACGCGTGGAAG GCATACAGGGAATCTGTGCCACAAGATTTGGCAATAGGCCGCGAGGTCATGCGGGTCTCCGCCACCGACATCGACGACGGCGACAACTCGATCGTGCGCTACAGCCTCTCGTCTAAGAGGCCGGATGATGCTGCATACTTTCGGATCGACCGCGACACCGGCATCATATTCCTCAACAAAACTATAGAC AGAAAGCCGAATTACAAGTTCAGCCTGACGGCCACCGCTACTGATCTTGGAGAGAACCCCCAGAGTGGTGTCATTGATCTTGACATACGAGTTGTGGAGTCGCACAAGAAGGCGCCGACTTTCGTGTCGAGGTCGCCGATGGGTCCGATCAAACTCCGGGAGGACTTTCGAGATTACGACACCGCTATTGTTCGCTTACAAGCGATCTCAAACATCAACTCCAGCAGCATCGTGAACAACTCGTATCTGGTGTTCGATATGGTGTCTGGCGGAACGGAGCAGACTAACAAGTTCAACACTTTCAG ATTGGAGTCGAATAATGACGTGGCGAATATCCACCTGGCCCAGCTCCTTGATTACGAGCGCAACACGCAATACTCGTTAATAGTCCAAGTACAGAACAAGTATCATTTGGCCGCTGAGGCGGTCGTGGATATCGAAATCCTGGACGTGAACGACAACATTCCGATCTtccgtgaaattaaaaagggaAGCGTGTTTGAAAACGAGCCACCGGGAGTTCCCGTAATGCAAGTGAAGGCGATCGACGCCGATGGAACTTCCGCCAACAATCAG GTCAGTTACGAGTTGGACAACTTCAGAGATCTTTTCGCCATCGACCCGAAAACTGGTAATATTACGACGTTAGTGACGTTCGACAGAGAGGTTGAAGATACCTACACCGTGAAAGTAATAGCGAAGGACAATTCGCCAAGTGCCGTTTCGAAAACTGGCGAGCCCAATAAAGGATCGCACGTGTTTGAAATCGAGATTGCCGATAAGAACGACAATCCGCCTCGCTTTACCCGGAAGGTGTACACGCACAATTCGGTTTATGAAAACGCGAACATCAACGCGCCCGTGACCCAAGTCGAAGCCATCGATTCTGATACAGCGAGCCCTGTCACATACAGCATCATATCTGGCAATACCGATGACAGCTTTTACATCGAAGCTACAGGAAAAATTCGCGTGAAGAAGCCGCTTGATTACGAAAAGATCACAAAATACAACTTGACTGTAAGAGCGTACGATGGTGTATTTAATGATACAGCCCAGGTCGAGATTTTTGTTGAAAACGTTAATGACAACCCACCGGTCTTcgaagattttaataaaaatccgaCGATAGAGGAAGAAAAACTTGTAGAGG GATGTATCACCACCGTGGTGGCTTACGATCCCGATATAGAAGACAGGAATGCCGACCAGcatattgtttattttatagtcTCTGAAGACCAGCAACCTATAATAGGAATCGACAAATCTGGCTGTTTGAGATTGAAAAAGCCGTTAGATCGTGACCCTCCTAAGGGTTACTCTACGTGGTTT ATTACCGTGATGGCGAAAGACGAGGATGGTTTGTCTACGTATCTTCGAGAAtcaatgcaaattaatatcacTCTTATAGATATAAATGACAATGCGCCATTCCTCGATATGCCTTATCCGATAATTTGGGGCGAAAATAAACCGCCCGGTATGATAACCGAGTTGAAAGCACGAGATTACGACTCTCAGGAAAATGGCCCGCCATTTAAGTTTAAGATAGATTTCACCGCGGATGATGAAATTAAATCTAAGTTTGACATACGCGGAAATAACTTGTATGCCCGAGTGGAATtcgacagagagagaaagaaaagttatGATATACCGATCGCAATCACGGACAGCGGTACGCCACCCATGACGGGCATTTCGATGCTCACTGTGATCATAGGCGACGAAAATGACAATCCGATGCAGGAGGGCGCGAGTTCTATATTCGTCTATAATTATAAAGGAGAGTCTCCCGATACGGAAATCGGACGTGTTTACGTTAATGATCCTGATGACTGGGATCTGCCAGACAAATCTTTCGACTGGGCCTCTCATCACGACGGTTTTCATCTTGATACGAATACCGGCATGATCACTTTATTATCAGGCACGTcaaacgacacttttgtattgaaatttattgttacCGAGAAAGGCCAAAAAATTGCATCACATCAAGTGCACGCCTACGTCAACGTCACTATTAAAGAACTTCCTGAGGAAGCCGTCGACAAATCCGGCTCCGTACGATTTTTTGGTATAACGGCAGAGCAATTTGTTGAACCTGACGAATCTGGTGTCAGTAAAAAGGAGATATTCCAAGAAAAACTAGCGACTATGTTGAATACGTCAATCGAGAACGTCGATGTATTTACTGTACTTCATTCACCTCATCACAACAACAGAAGCCTGTTGGATGTTCGATTTTCGGCACATGGCAGTCCGTATTATGCTCCCGAAAAACTGAACACGATTATAGCACAGCATTCGAAAGAAATTGAACGTGAGATGAAAGCGGATATCTTGTTGATGAACATTGACGAGTGCCTGTTCGAAAGAACCCATTGCAACAATTCGTGCCGCAATTTCCTGAATGCTAGCACCGTTCCGTACACCGTCTACACCAATACGAGCTCGTTTGTTGGTGTTAGGGCAGTCGTGGATCCGCAATGCACTTGCCATGTTGCGGAACCTATTGTCTGCTTGAATGGTGGCACGCCTCTAAAAGAGCGATGCGAGTGTCCGCCTGGTTTCGAAGGGCCGAGATGCGAGATACTGGGCATCGGATTTCATGGAGACGGCTGGGCCGTAATGCCACCGCCCGGTCAAGCTTGTGACGACTCACATCTAG GATTGGAGATAACGCCACACGTGGACAATGGTCTTGTATTTTACTTCGGCCCGATGACTTACAATCCGAAGCTTGGACATCAGGACTTTATGTCCCTTGAACTTCAGCACGGCTTCGCTGTTTTGTATGTCGACTATGGAACAGGAACTGTAAGACTAGATCAAAAACAAATCAAATTAACGGACGGCAAGAGCCACAGAATAGACGTTTATTGGAGAAAAACC TCGATAGAGATGATAGTCGATAGATGCGGCATATCTGCTTGCATGAGTCTCACAGCACCGCAGGGTACCaacgaatttttaaacgttaacAGTCCGATGCAAGTAGGCGGTACGTTGAGTAATTTAGCGCATTTAGCATCGAGCTTAAAATGGGATCATAAGCCAACGGAAAAAGGATTTGTTGGCTGCATACGCAATATGACATTTAATGGAAAT aCATACAATTTAGGTATGCCAGCGTTATCTAAAAATGCAGATCCTGGCTGTGGTCATGACATGGCGAAGGCGATTTCTTTCGGAATTGACACGAATTTTATAGTAGCTATTTTGGTTTgcgtattaatattgttaatattgcTTGTGGCAGTAGTTGTGCATAGAAGAAAGACCGATGACCTGTATAAAGATATGGACGATATcagagaaaatattattaattatgaagaCGAAGGAGGCGGTGAAACCGATGCAGGTTACGACTTAAATGTCTTAAGAGCCATTTATGATGCACCGCCTCTTGATTCAAAAATAGCTCCAGTTGGTCTACAGGGTAGAG gaGCCGATGAAGTTCCAGATATTTGTGGCTTTTTAGatagtaaaaaagaaagctgCGATAAAGACCCCGATACAAATCCGTTTGATGACGTGAGACATTACGCTTACGAAGGAGAAGGAAACTCAGAAGGCGATTTGTCGTCATTAGCTTCAT GCACTGATGATGGAGATCTCAACTTTAATTATCTATCTAATTTCGGACCAAGATTTAGAAAATTGGCAGATATGTATGGAGAAGATCCAAGTGATGAAGAAAGTGACGGAGTCGGTGAACGAGAAAGTTGGTGTTGA